A portion of the Pseudarthrobacter defluvii genome contains these proteins:
- a CDS encoding tyrosine-protein phosphatase produces MDWDGAVNAWHVSGGIYRMGRREWLTEAGWKQAFDDGVRTVVDLRNADEGRRRDNDPVVPAAAWAGMDVVHAPTEEPGDPRFTAVTGPYLNDPAHYAENARLFPEKLVGVFRAIAGAASKGDVLLHCAAGRDRSGLVAAMVQDLAGDPDEAIAEGYRRAARGINERYRTHGPPHNRERYLDEPELTALLEQRGFAVVAFVRGLDTRSYLLANGLTSTELEAVLALSGAGVAR; encoded by the coding sequence ATGGACTGGGATGGCGCTGTCAACGCGTGGCACGTTTCCGGCGGCATCTACCGCATGGGGCGGCGCGAGTGGCTGACGGAAGCAGGGTGGAAACAGGCTTTCGACGACGGCGTCCGCACCGTGGTGGACCTCCGTAACGCTGATGAAGGGCGGCGCCGGGACAATGACCCGGTGGTGCCTGCCGCTGCCTGGGCCGGCATGGATGTGGTCCACGCACCCACGGAGGAGCCCGGTGATCCGCGGTTCACCGCCGTCACCGGCCCCTACCTGAACGATCCCGCCCACTATGCGGAGAACGCCCGGCTTTTCCCCGAAAAGCTGGTGGGTGTTTTCCGTGCCATCGCCGGGGCCGCGTCCAAGGGGGACGTCCTGCTGCACTGCGCCGCGGGCCGCGACCGCAGCGGACTGGTGGCCGCCATGGTGCAGGACCTTGCAGGCGACCCCGACGAGGCGATCGCCGAAGGCTACCGCCGGGCTGCCCGCGGCATCAACGAGCGTTACCGCACCCACGGGCCGCCCCACAACAGGGAACGGTACCTGGACGAGCCGGAGTTGACGGCCCTGCTGGAACAGCGGGGTTTCGCGGTGGTGGCGTTTGTCCGTGGCCTGGACACGCGCAGCTACCTCCTGGCAAACGGGCTCACCTCCACTGAACTTGAGGCCGTCCTGGCTCTTTCCGGAGCGGGGGTTGCCCGATGA
- a CDS encoding SGNH/GDSL hydrolase family protein, whose protein sequence is MGTVSARRRPRAFAAALATLAITAGFAAAPAQAVDKEKYIALGDSYAAGQGAGPYLDACYRSNNAYSELADEAKSIQLVVNAACSGKTTWDVVNSQLRQLNKSTELVTITAGGNNIGFGDIITSCGAALANPAAGPSCDAATASAAAMIQSGQLTQDVISMIQSVKAAAPNARIVVTGYPYLYDPVTPNPADPLSLFIQQATVLANGLDASIAAAASATGVQYVDVRGAFTGHGVNSGDPWINLDLANPASPDNFHPNAAGYEAYFAALSASGAYSVP, encoded by the coding sequence ATGGGAACAGTTTCAGCACGACGTCGGCCGCGGGCTTTCGCTGCCGCCCTTGCCACGCTGGCGATTACCGCAGGCTTTGCGGCCGCTCCGGCGCAGGCCGTGGACAAAGAAAAGTACATCGCACTGGGAGATTCCTACGCCGCAGGACAAGGTGCCGGGCCGTACCTGGACGCCTGCTATCGCAGCAACAACGCCTATTCCGAACTCGCGGATGAAGCCAAGTCAATCCAGCTGGTGGTGAATGCTGCCTGCAGCGGCAAGACCACCTGGGACGTCGTGAACAGCCAGCTCCGCCAGCTGAACAAGAGCACGGAATTGGTGACCATCACTGCTGGTGGCAACAACATCGGTTTCGGCGACATCATCACCTCCTGCGGGGCTGCCCTGGCCAACCCCGCCGCAGGACCCTCATGTGACGCGGCTACTGCCTCTGCGGCCGCGATGATTCAAAGCGGACAGCTCACCCAGGATGTCATCTCGATGATCCAGAGCGTGAAGGCCGCTGCACCCAACGCAAGGATCGTTGTGACGGGCTATCCGTACCTTTACGACCCGGTCACCCCCAATCCTGCCGATCCACTGTCGCTGTTTATCCAGCAGGCCACCGTGTTGGCCAACGGACTGGATGCCTCCATCGCGGCGGCCGCCAGTGCCACAGGGGTTCAATACGTAGACGTCAGGGGCGCGTTCACAGGGCACGGCGTCAACTCCGGGGATCCCTGGATCAACCTGGACCTGGCCAACCCTGCAAGCCCGGACAACTTCCATCCGAACGCCGCAGGCTACGAGGCCTACTTCGCTGCGCTCAGCGCTTCCGGCGCCTACTCCGTCCCCTAG
- a CDS encoding GNAT family N-acetyltransferase produces the protein MTFLEPLTLTGRYVILEPLAAEHHDGLVAAARDGELWKLWYTSVPAPDKMAAEIRRRLALQDQGTMLPFTTRLIDSATGGPGRIIGMTTYMNIDAATPRVEIGSTWNAASAQGTGTNPDSKLLLLRHAFETIGCPAVEFRTHWLNHQSREAIARLGAKQDGVLRSHSRTSDGNLRDTVVFSILEHEWPAVRAGLEYRLDRRGEVRG, from the coding sequence GTGACTTTCCTTGAACCCCTTACCCTTACCGGCCGCTACGTAATCCTCGAGCCGCTCGCCGCGGAACACCACGACGGCCTGGTGGCGGCCGCCAGGGACGGTGAGCTGTGGAAGCTCTGGTACACATCGGTACCCGCGCCCGACAAAATGGCGGCGGAAATCCGCCGCCGGCTCGCGCTCCAGGACCAGGGGACCATGCTGCCGTTCACCACCCGGCTGATCGATTCCGCGACTGGCGGCCCGGGGCGCATCATCGGCATGACCACCTACATGAACATCGATGCCGCCACCCCGCGTGTGGAGATAGGCTCCACCTGGAACGCAGCGTCCGCCCAAGGGACGGGCACCAACCCGGATTCCAAGCTCCTGCTGCTGCGGCACGCCTTCGAAACGATTGGCTGCCCCGCCGTCGAGTTCCGCACCCACTGGTTGAACCACCAGTCGCGCGAGGCCATTGCCCGGCTGGGCGCAAAGCAGGACGGCGTGCTCCGCAGCCACTCACGGACCAGTGACGGAAACCTGCGGGACACCGTGGTGTTCTCCATCCTGGAGCATGAGTGGCCGGCCGTCCGCGCCGGGCTCGAGTACCGCCTGGACCGGCGCGGAGAAGTGCGAGGCTAG
- a CDS encoding DUF6480 family protein, which yields MSGQNPDPEEDKLTGLEPGGGVPPGETPPGEASTSMTQGHEEKGPRKGTQFLWIGIIGVVVLLCLLYFIGYIVGFFD from the coding sequence ATGTCAGGCCAGAATCCGGACCCGGAAGAGGACAAGCTCACCGGTTTGGAGCCCGGAGGCGGAGTTCCGCCCGGAGAAACGCCGCCCGGCGAAGCGTCCACCAGCATGACGCAGGGCCACGAGGAGAAGGGCCCCAGAAAGGGCACGCAGTTCCTGTGGATCGGCATCATCGGCGTGGTGGTCCTGCTGTGCCTCCTCTACTTCATCGGTTACATCGTGGGCTTCTTCGACTAA
- a CDS encoding 3-hydroxyacyl-CoA dehydrogenase family protein, whose protein sequence is MNPDLPTGLPHLVGVLGGGRMGAGIAHAFLIKGADVLVVERDDVSAEGARERVESAALKSIERGAVDANFDELASRLTVSTDYDAFTGRQLVVEAVPEDWDLKVTALRGIEERLGEDGFIASNTSSLSVNGLARELKRPENFLGLHFFNPVPASTLIEVVLGERTSPELAAAAKTWVEALGKTAVVVNDAPGFASSRLGVAIALEAMRMVEEGVASAEDIDNAMVLGYKHPTGPLKTTDIVGLDVRLGIAEYLQSTLGDRFAPPQILRDKVARGELGRKTGKGFFEWPTQE, encoded by the coding sequence ATGAACCCGGACCTGCCCACTGGCCTTCCCCACCTGGTGGGGGTGCTGGGCGGTGGCCGTATGGGCGCGGGAATCGCCCACGCCTTCCTGATCAAGGGCGCCGACGTCCTGGTGGTGGAGCGCGACGACGTCTCCGCCGAGGGCGCGCGGGAACGCGTGGAGTCGGCGGCACTGAAAAGCATCGAGCGCGGAGCAGTGGACGCCAACTTCGACGAACTGGCATCCAGGCTGACAGTCAGCACCGACTACGACGCCTTCACCGGTCGGCAACTGGTGGTGGAAGCGGTCCCTGAAGACTGGGACCTCAAGGTAACGGCGCTAAGGGGCATTGAAGAGCGGCTGGGGGAGGACGGGTTCATCGCGTCCAACACCTCATCGCTGTCGGTTAACGGGCTGGCCCGTGAACTGAAGCGGCCCGAAAACTTCCTGGGCCTGCACTTCTTCAACCCCGTCCCGGCATCCACGCTCATCGAGGTGGTGCTGGGGGAGCGCACCTCTCCCGAACTTGCCGCCGCGGCAAAAACGTGGGTGGAGGCACTTGGCAAGACCGCCGTCGTCGTCAACGATGCCCCCGGTTTCGCGTCCTCACGCCTGGGCGTGGCCATCGCGCTGGAGGCCATGCGGATGGTGGAGGAAGGTGTGGCCTCGGCCGAGGACATCGACAACGCCATGGTCCTGGGCTACAAACACCCCACCGGACCGCTGAAAACCACGGACATCGTGGGCCTCGACGTCCGCCTGGGCATCGCCGAATACCTGCAGTCCACCCTCGGCGACCGGTTTGCGCCCCCGCAGATCCTCAGGGACAAGGTGGCCCGCGGCGAGCTGGGACGCAAAACCGGCAAGGGCTTTTTCGAGTGGCCCACCCAGGAATGA
- a CDS encoding enoyl-CoA hydratase/isomerase family protein produces MAAPVNLAEEKFSALLVEERDDRVVVLLNRPGVKNAIDQQMVDELHTVCAALEQNPKVLIIAGVDGVFASGADIAQLRERRRDDALQGINSTIFVRIAKLPMPVIAALDGYCLGGGAELAYAADFRIGTPNIKIGNPETGLGILAAAGASWRLKELVGEPMAKQILLAGLVLGAGEAKAINLITEIHDPADLLDAAHSLANRIGRQDPLAVRITKSVFHAPAEAHPLIDQLAQGILFESQAKFDRMQAFLDRNAAKKANAANPADGK; encoded by the coding sequence ATGGCCGCACCGGTGAACCTCGCCGAGGAAAAGTTCTCCGCCCTCCTGGTGGAGGAGCGGGACGACCGGGTAGTGGTGCTGCTCAACCGGCCCGGGGTGAAGAATGCGATAGACCAGCAGATGGTGGACGAACTGCACACGGTCTGCGCCGCGCTGGAACAGAACCCCAAGGTGCTGATCATTGCCGGGGTGGATGGCGTGTTTGCCTCCGGAGCCGACATCGCCCAGCTGCGTGAACGGCGGCGCGACGATGCCCTGCAGGGGATCAACTCCACAATCTTCGTCCGGATCGCCAAGCTGCCCATGCCCGTCATCGCTGCACTGGATGGCTACTGCCTGGGTGGCGGCGCAGAGCTCGCCTACGCCGCCGACTTCCGGATCGGAACCCCCAACATAAAGATCGGCAACCCGGAGACCGGGCTGGGCATCCTCGCCGCCGCTGGTGCCAGCTGGCGGCTCAAGGAACTGGTGGGTGAGCCGATGGCCAAGCAAATCCTGCTGGCCGGGCTGGTCCTTGGCGCCGGTGAAGCCAAGGCCATCAATCTCATCACCGAAATCCACGACCCCGCCGACCTCCTGGACGCCGCCCACAGCCTGGCCAACAGGATCGGGCGCCAGGATCCCCTGGCCGTCCGCATCACCAAGTCCGTGTTCCACGCGCCTGCGGAAGCCCACCCTCTCATTGACCAGCTGGCTCAGGGCATCCTCTTCGAGTCCCAGGCCAAGTTCGACCGCATGCAGGCGTTCCTGGACCGCAACGCGGCCAAGAAGGCAAACGCCGCCAATCCTGCCGACGGAAAGTAG
- a CDS encoding thiolase family protein gives MAATAGPQAFLVGGVRTPVGRYGGALSSVRPDDLAALVVREAVQRAGLDPDSIEEVILGNANGAGEENRNVARMATLLAGLPLHIPGITVNRLCASGLSAIIQASHMIKAGAADIVIAGGVESMSRAPWVQEKPTTAFAKPGQIFDTSIGWRFTNPHFQHGGLSRDGKMTYSMPETAEEVARVDNISREDADAFAVRSHQLALDAIEAGRFKDEIVPVTVKTRKSETVVDTDEGPRPGTSLDVLAKLKPVAHGGSVVTAGNSSSLNDGASAIIVASEAAIERLGLTPRARIIDGASAGCEPEIMGIGPVPATQKVLKRSGLSVGDLSAVELNEAFATQSLACIRRLGLEPEIVNRDGGAIALGHPLGSSGSRIAITLLGRMEREDAKIGLATMCVGVGQGTAMLLEKV, from the coding sequence ATGGCTGCAACCGCAGGTCCGCAGGCTTTCCTTGTTGGCGGGGTCCGAACGCCGGTGGGCAGGTATGGAGGGGCTTTGTCCTCCGTGCGGCCGGACGATCTTGCAGCCCTGGTTGTCCGGGAAGCGGTGCAGCGCGCCGGCCTGGATCCGGACAGCATCGAAGAAGTGATCCTCGGCAACGCGAACGGTGCCGGCGAGGAGAACCGGAACGTGGCCCGGATGGCCACCCTGCTGGCGGGACTGCCCCTCCACATTCCGGGGATCACCGTCAACCGGCTCTGCGCCTCGGGCCTCAGCGCCATCATTCAGGCCAGCCACATGATCAAGGCCGGCGCCGCCGACATCGTGATCGCCGGCGGCGTGGAGTCCATGAGCCGCGCGCCCTGGGTGCAGGAAAAGCCCACCACCGCCTTCGCCAAGCCCGGCCAGATCTTCGACACCTCCATCGGCTGGCGCTTCACCAACCCCCACTTCCAGCACGGCGGCCTGTCCCGGGACGGCAAGATGACCTACTCCATGCCGGAAACGGCGGAGGAAGTGGCCCGGGTGGACAACATTTCCCGGGAAGACGCCGATGCCTTCGCCGTCCGCTCCCACCAGTTGGCCCTGGACGCCATCGAGGCCGGCCGGTTCAAGGACGAAATCGTCCCCGTAACCGTCAAGACCCGCAAGTCTGAAACCGTGGTGGACACCGACGAGGGCCCACGCCCCGGCACCAGCCTGGACGTCCTGGCCAAGCTGAAGCCGGTGGCACACGGCGGATCGGTGGTCACGGCAGGCAACTCGTCGTCCCTCAACGATGGGGCCTCGGCAATTATCGTCGCCTCCGAAGCCGCCATCGAGCGTCTGGGCTTGACGCCGCGGGCACGCATCATCGACGGTGCCTCTGCAGGCTGCGAACCGGAGATCATGGGCATTGGCCCGGTCCCGGCCACCCAGAAAGTGCTCAAGCGGAGCGGCCTGAGCGTTGGTGACCTGTCCGCCGTCGAACTTAATGAAGCCTTTGCCACGCAGTCACTGGCCTGCATCCGCCGGCTGGGGCTGGAACCGGAAATCGTAAACCGTGACGGCGGCGCCATCGCCCTGGGACACCCCCTCGGTTCCAGCGGGTCGCGGATCGCCATCACCCTGCTGGGGCGGATGGAACGTGAAGACGCCAAGATCGGCCTCGCCACCATGTGCGTGGGTGTCGGCCAGGGCACGGCGATGCTGCTGGAGAAGGTCTGA
- a CDS encoding pentapeptide repeat-containing protein, which produces MNKARGKAALKVAPPRLTPVDLRDLEELPDPVFRGGGRHENVRFNRASMDGLDLGDAVFAECRFDAASFNETQLRGASFRDCLLAEVYAPVFRGARSTWRESELRNPRLGSAELYESGWQSVRIDGGKIDFLNLRGAKLTDVLVSGCIINELDLGAATATRVKLEDCTVGSLDVSGAKLKDFDLRGTEFRKVSGLGSLSGLVIDEYQLNLLAPLIAVHLGVTVL; this is translated from the coding sequence ATGAATAAAGCACGTGGCAAAGCAGCGCTCAAGGTGGCCCCGCCCCGGTTGACCCCCGTGGACCTGCGTGACCTTGAAGAGCTGCCGGATCCAGTGTTCCGCGGCGGCGGGCGGCATGAGAATGTGCGGTTCAACCGGGCCTCCATGGACGGCCTCGATCTGGGGGATGCCGTCTTTGCGGAATGCCGGTTCGACGCCGCATCCTTCAACGAAACCCAGCTCCGTGGCGCGTCCTTCCGCGACTGCCTCCTGGCCGAGGTGTACGCGCCCGTCTTCCGCGGTGCCCGCAGTACCTGGCGCGAATCCGAACTGCGGAATCCCCGCCTGGGCTCGGCCGAACTGTATGAGAGCGGCTGGCAGTCCGTCCGGATCGACGGCGGCAAGATCGACTTCCTCAACCTCCGCGGCGCCAAGCTCACCGACGTCCTTGTCAGCGGCTGCATCATCAATGAACTGGACCTCGGAGCCGCCACCGCCACAAGGGTGAAGCTGGAGGACTGCACCGTGGGATCGCTGGACGTGAGCGGAGCAAAATTGAAGGACTTCGACCTCAGGGGCACGGAGTTCCGCAAGGTCAGCGGCCTCGGCAGCCTGTCCGGGCTCGTCATCGACGAGTACCAACTGAACCTGCTGGCACCGCTGATCGCGGTGCATCTGGGGGTCACGGTGCTGTAA
- a CDS encoding CsbD family protein, whose protein sequence is MGLGDKISNAAENLGGKAKEAAGNATDNDRLKAEGQADQVKADAKKVGESVKDEFKRH, encoded by the coding sequence ATGGGCCTCGGAGACAAGATCAGTAACGCGGCAGAGAACCTTGGCGGCAAGGCCAAGGAAGCTGCAGGCAACGCGACCGACAACGACCGCCTCAAGGCAGAAGGCCAGGCCGACCAGGTTAAAGCAGACGCCAAGAAGGTGGGCGAAAGTGTCAAGGACGAGTTCAAGCGTCATTAG
- a CDS encoding DNA polymerase IV, which yields MLHVDLDQFIAAVEVLRRPELAGKPLIVGGRGDPTERAVVSTASYEARAFGVGSGMPLRIAARKVPDAVILPVDHEAYLEASEKVMAVLRSQPGTTVQVLGWDEAFVGVKTPDPEAFARQLQEAVLVETRLHCSVGIGDTLLRAKVATSFGKPAGVFRLTEENWLDVMGSRPTVELWGVGTRISRRLTTLGIKTVAELAAVDPEHLVPEFGPKMGPWYAQLGRGDGSRVVDDTPWVPRGHSRETTFQRDLTDPEQIGDAVRELAARVLEDVAAEGRPVVGLTLKVRYAPFTTRTYARKIPETSDSAEVLARALDLAAKIEPGQPIRLLGLRAEMTMPEDSRQGHTPTRSGW from the coding sequence GTGCTGCATGTGGACCTGGACCAGTTCATCGCTGCCGTTGAAGTGCTCCGGCGCCCTGAGCTGGCGGGAAAGCCCCTGATTGTCGGCGGCCGTGGGGACCCCACGGAACGTGCCGTCGTGTCCACCGCATCCTATGAGGCCAGGGCGTTCGGGGTCGGGTCGGGAATGCCGCTGCGCATCGCCGCGCGGAAAGTGCCGGACGCCGTCATCCTGCCGGTGGACCACGAGGCCTACCTGGAAGCGTCCGAGAAGGTCATGGCGGTGCTGCGCTCGCAGCCGGGAACCACCGTCCAGGTGCTCGGCTGGGACGAGGCATTCGTTGGCGTCAAGACCCCCGATCCGGAGGCGTTCGCCCGGCAACTGCAGGAGGCCGTCCTGGTGGAAACCCGCCTGCACTGCAGCGTCGGCATCGGCGACACCCTGCTCCGCGCCAAGGTGGCCACCTCATTCGGCAAGCCCGCAGGCGTCTTTCGGCTCACGGAAGAGAACTGGCTCGACGTCATGGGGAGCCGGCCTACGGTCGAGCTGTGGGGCGTGGGAACCAGGATTTCACGCCGTCTGACCACCCTCGGGATCAAGACTGTTGCCGAGCTCGCAGCGGTGGACCCCGAACACCTGGTGCCTGAGTTTGGCCCGAAAATGGGTCCCTGGTACGCCCAACTGGGGCGGGGTGACGGCTCCCGGGTGGTGGACGATACACCCTGGGTGCCGCGGGGGCACAGCCGCGAGACCACCTTCCAGCGTGACCTGACAGACCCCGAACAAATTGGCGACGCCGTCAGGGAATTGGCCGCGCGGGTGCTGGAGGATGTTGCTGCCGAGGGAAGGCCCGTGGTTGGCCTGACGCTGAAGGTGCGGTACGCGCCGTTCACCACCAGGACCTACGCGCGGAAGATTCCCGAGACCTCAGATTCCGCAGAAGTATTGGCACGGGCCCTTGACCTCGCCGCGAAGATCGAACCGGGACAGCCCATCCGTCTGCTTGGCCTCCGGGCCGAGATGACCATGCCGGAAGACTCGCGGCAGGGCCACACGCCGACCCGCAGCGGCTGGTGA
- a CDS encoding dienelactone hydrolase family protein — MTNVDLSAQSTAAGGSTFLHGYLAVPEGQGPFPGVVMIHEVFGLDDQTRRHADRLARAGYLTLALDLFSDGGPRRCLVGTMRAMAARTGRPFIDIATARTWLAESELSNGKTGVIGFCMGGGFALLTARDGFDAASVNYGRLPGKEQQDLVDALRGACPIVGSYGGADKSLKGAAARLESALDQLGIEHSVKEFPGAGHAFLNDEELGPVLLRPLMRVMGVGPDPENSPEAWQRIEDFFARHLKDGAAP; from the coding sequence ATGACGAACGTAGACCTGAGCGCCCAGAGCACGGCCGCCGGCGGATCCACCTTCCTGCACGGCTACCTTGCCGTACCCGAAGGACAGGGCCCCTTCCCCGGCGTCGTCATGATCCATGAAGTGTTCGGCCTCGATGACCAGACCCGCCGGCATGCGGACCGGTTGGCCCGGGCCGGCTACCTCACTCTGGCGCTGGACCTGTTCAGCGACGGCGGCCCGCGACGCTGCCTGGTGGGAACCATGCGTGCCATGGCAGCCAGGACAGGCAGGCCCTTCATCGATATCGCCACCGCCCGCACCTGGCTGGCGGAGTCGGAACTCAGCAACGGCAAAACGGGGGTGATCGGGTTCTGCATGGGCGGCGGGTTTGCCCTGCTCACCGCCCGGGATGGGTTTGACGCCGCCTCCGTCAACTACGGACGGCTGCCGGGCAAGGAGCAACAGGACCTGGTGGACGCACTCCGCGGCGCCTGCCCCATCGTGGGCAGCTACGGCGGCGCGGACAAGTCACTGAAGGGAGCTGCGGCCCGGCTCGAATCAGCCCTGGACCAGCTGGGCATCGAGCACAGCGTGAAGGAATTCCCCGGCGCCGGCCACGCCTTCCTCAACGATGAAGAGCTGGGGCCGGTACTCCTCCGCCCGCTGATGCGGGTCATGGGCGTAGGTCCGGACCCGGAGAACTCGCCCGAGGCCTGGCAGAGGATCGAGGACTTCTTCGCGCGGCACCTCAAGGATGGTGCAGCACCTTAA
- a CDS encoding amino acid permease, with translation MPQSTPTDLKNSTAPSSVVDPTLSAEGYKKTLGRRHVTMIAMGGAIGVGLFMGAGGRLASTGPALIFSYAIAGVIAYLLMRALGELIMYRQTSGSFVSYAGEMFGRKGAFLSGWMYFINWAMTGIAELIAIGLYFQFFFPNVPVELSAIAALVLLVAVNLFSVKAFGEFEFWASVLKVAAIVIFLAVGTFMVVTNAKVGDGHASVNNLFAADGGMFPKGALVMILVLNAVIFAYNAIELVGITAGEMQNPEREVPKAIRAVVVRIVVFYVGSVTLLAMLLPSDQYKAGTSPFVTVFGQMGLGWMGDVMNMIVITAALSSCNSGLYSIGRIFRTMANNGHAPQWLTRMSTRHVPYAAILAIGAVYLVGILLNIWLGGSHAFDLALNTASIGVIFTWGSIFASQIALRKKKGNVSSLPMPGSPWTSWAGLIALLAITVLIGFDTMTSKDGEVFYLGLWTLATIPFFAVVLWLGWQKVKNNQPKSELYS, from the coding sequence GTGCCTCAAAGTACCCCCACAGACCTAAAGAACAGCACGGCGCCATCCTCCGTCGTCGACCCCACCCTCAGCGCCGAGGGCTACAAAAAGACCCTGGGCCGCCGCCACGTCACCATGATCGCCATGGGCGGCGCCATCGGCGTCGGCCTCTTCATGGGAGCCGGCGGACGCCTCGCCTCCACCGGCCCCGCCCTGATCTTCTCCTACGCCATCGCCGGCGTCATCGCCTACCTGCTCATGCGGGCCCTGGGCGAACTCATCATGTACCGGCAGACCTCCGGCTCGTTCGTCAGCTACGCCGGCGAGATGTTCGGCAGGAAGGGCGCCTTCCTCTCCGGGTGGATGTACTTCATCAACTGGGCCATGACCGGCATCGCCGAGCTCATCGCGATCGGCCTGTACTTCCAGTTCTTCTTCCCCAACGTCCCCGTTGAACTGTCCGCCATCGCAGCGCTGGTGCTGCTGGTGGCCGTGAACCTGTTCAGCGTGAAGGCATTCGGCGAGTTCGAATTCTGGGCTTCCGTCCTGAAGGTTGCCGCAATCGTCATCTTCCTGGCCGTGGGCACCTTCATGGTGGTCACCAATGCCAAGGTGGGCGACGGCCACGCATCGGTCAACAACCTCTTCGCGGCCGACGGCGGCATGTTCCCCAAGGGCGCGCTGGTCATGATCCTGGTCCTGAACGCCGTGATTTTTGCCTACAACGCCATCGAACTGGTGGGCATCACCGCCGGTGAGATGCAGAATCCGGAACGCGAAGTTCCCAAGGCGATCCGCGCCGTCGTGGTCCGCATCGTCGTTTTCTACGTCGGCTCCGTGACCCTGCTCGCCATGCTCCTGCCCTCGGACCAATACAAGGCCGGCACCTCCCCGTTCGTCACGGTCTTTGGCCAGATGGGCCTGGGCTGGATGGGTGACGTCATGAACATGATCGTCATCACCGCAGCGCTGTCCTCCTGCAACTCGGGCCTGTACTCCATCGGCCGGATCTTCCGGACCATGGCCAACAATGGCCACGCCCCGCAGTGGCTTACCCGCATGTCCACCCGCCACGTCCCCTACGCCGCGATCCTGGCCATCGGCGCCGTCTACCTGGTGGGCATCCTGCTGAACATCTGGCTGGGCGGCTCGCACGCCTTCGACCTCGCCCTGAACACGGCCTCCATCGGAGTCATCTTCACCTGGGGCTCCATCTTCGCCAGCCAGATCGCGCTGCGGAAGAAGAAGGGCAACGTCTCCAGCCTGCCCATGCCGGGCTCGCCGTGGACCAGCTGGGCCGGCCTCATCGCCCTGCTCGCCATCACCGTGCTCATCGGCTTCGACACCATGACCAGCAAGGACGGCGAGGTGTTCTACCTGGGCCTGTGGACCCTGGCCACCATCCCGTTCTTCGCGGTGGTCCTGTGGCTGGGCTGGCAGAAGGTCAAGAACAACCAGCCCAAGAGCGAGCTCTACAGCTGA
- a CDS encoding CPBP family intramembrane glutamic endopeptidase — MATAHRLPPAPQPQLYRFSPMDVATLCLYVAIAGFFAAAGDLVAPFLRQIAPSPAAASYAVNLLFYASVGILALLAARKVVVRDLKVLATRPWFTLLMVPASVIAMMILTAVVVAANGQVETSQNQAGLQALMQQVPAWLMVPLLVVVGPFVEEYIFRHLLIGKLGRRVNIWICCILSVVLFAALHIVGQEAITLTALLPYLAMGATLVFVYMWTGRNVMFSYFVHAAKNLLAVILVYAIPPELFNQMQNVQA, encoded by the coding sequence ATGGCAACAGCCCACCGCTTACCGCCCGCTCCTCAGCCCCAGCTGTACCGTTTCTCCCCCATGGACGTGGCCACGCTGTGCCTCTACGTTGCCATCGCAGGATTTTTTGCCGCCGCCGGGGATTTGGTGGCCCCGTTTCTGCGCCAGATAGCACCATCCCCTGCAGCGGCCTCCTACGCAGTGAACCTGCTGTTCTATGCCTCAGTAGGAATACTGGCGCTCCTGGCGGCCCGCAAGGTGGTGGTACGCGACCTCAAGGTCCTGGCAACCCGGCCCTGGTTCACGCTGCTTATGGTGCCGGCGTCCGTCATCGCCATGATGATCCTCACGGCGGTGGTGGTGGCGGCGAACGGGCAGGTGGAAACCTCGCAGAACCAGGCCGGCCTGCAGGCACTGATGCAGCAGGTCCCCGCCTGGCTCATGGTGCCGCTGCTGGTGGTGGTGGGTCCGTTCGTGGAGGAGTACATCTTCCGGCACCTGCTGATCGGAAAGCTGGGCAGGCGGGTCAACATCTGGATCTGCTGCATCCTGTCCGTGGTGCTCTTCGCGGCACTGCACATCGTGGGGCAGGAGGCGATTACCCTCACCGCCCTCCTCCCCTACCTGGCCATGGGCGCCACGCTGGTGTTCGTCTACATGTGGACCGGCAGGAACGTCATGTTCTCCTACTTCGTGCACGCCGCCAAGAACCTGTTGGCCGTGATTCTGGTCTATGCCATCCCGCCGGAACTGTTCAACCAGATGCAGAACGTCCAGGCGTAA